atgctccccagaggacCTCTCTTCATCCTAGTTAGTGATACAtgagctcctccagcagcacaCCTTATAGACATGAtagagtttgttttgttctgtgtattcatggTCACTAACTGTAGAACAGTTCAGAAGGTCTTTCCTCTGGAGAGACGAACACACGGGGCTCACCTGGCCTGCAGGTTGCCGTGGAGACAGAGCAGGACGCGGTGGGCGTCGCGGTGAAAGTGCAGCAGAGACGAGACGAGAGCAGAAAGACGACGGAGACGATCGTCCTGCAGGAGGAaaaacatcatcttcatcatcatcttcatcctcatcatcatcctcatcatcctcatcaccaccatcatcctcatcatcaccatcatcatcatcttcatcaccatcatcatcaccatcatcatcatcaccatcatcatcttcatcatcaccatcctcatcacatccatctcatctcatcatcaccaccattcATCCTCATCACCCACCACCATCACATCATctctcatcctcatcatcctcatcaccaccatcatcctcatcatcaccatcatcttcatcatcatcatcatcctcatcatcaccatcatcttcatcatcatcatcatcatcaccatcatcctcatcctcatcatcatcctcatcatcatcatcctcaccatcatcctcatcctcatcatcaccatcatcatcatcatcatcatcatcatcttcatcaccatcatcatcaccatcatcatcatcatcaccatcatcaccttcaccatcatcatcatcttcatcctcatcaccatcatcatcatcaccatcatcatcatcatcaccaccttcatcttcatcctcatcacccTCACGTCTCTCTGCAGCAGGTAGAACATGCTCCTCTCCGTCAGCTCTCTGGAGGTGTAGAACTTGTCTCCGGCCCGTTGGACCTCGTCCTCCGGGACTTTCCCTCTGCGTCTCCTCTTGTAGTCGAAGTCCAGCCGACGACCGTTCAGCTTCCTCAGCTGGTACTGAGGAACCAATCAGAACGCAGATCAGAATCACATGGTTTCTGAATATCTGGTCTAACTTCTctttcattgttattattataaagtattttttaaacactgaCCCGGATCTCCTTCAGCTCCGTGTCCTGGAGGTCCTGCAGAGGGTCGATGAAGCTGCGTTTCACGTTGACATCCAGAGCGTCACGAGCCTGAGCAACCTGATGAAGAGCTTCACCAGCAACCGTCAGAGCTACGCCTGCAACCagaggaggaaccagaggaggaaccagaggaggaaccagaggaggaaccagaggaggaaccagaggatgaaccagaggaggaaccagaggaggaaccagaggatgaaccagaggaggaaccagaggatgaaccagaggatccagaggatgaaccagaggaggaaccagaggaggAACCAGAGATTTAGCAGGAATCCTACTTGTTGAAACTCTTTTCTTATATGTGTATTGGCGTATATTCTTTAAACCGGCTTCGTACCAAATTCAGACTTAGCTCCGAGCTCCTGGCCGTAGAGCAGCATACAGTCTCCCAGAATGCTCTCTGTCTGCGGGTAACCCACCGACTTCCCCTGTCCTCGAATCCTGGACATCGTGGTGAGCATGCTCAGTTTAGCTCGGCCCGCTGggaaaacacagacagtcaCATGACTGGATGGTCCAACATCATCAGCAGTAGTTAGAATAATTACATAACATCTGTAcgtctgtatgtgtctgtgaaCAAACATCTGTGAACGTCTGTGAACGTCTGTA
This is a stretch of genomic DNA from Anoplopoma fimbria isolate UVic2021 breed Golden Eagle Sablefish chromosome 19, Afim_UVic_2022, whole genome shotgun sequence. It encodes these proteins:
- the sh3gl3b gene encoding endophilin-A3b; the protein is MSVSGMKKQLHKASQLLNERLMGAEGTKMDDDFLKMEKSVVVINSLLVELLSRTTEFLQPNPAGRAKLSMLTTMSRIRGQGKSVGYPQTESILGDCMLLYGQELGAKSEFGVALTVAGEALHQVAQARDALDVNVKRSFIDPLQDLQDTELKEIRYQLRKLNGRRLDFDYKRRRRGKVPEDEVQRAGDKFYTSRELTERSMFYLLQRDDDRLRRLSALVSSLLHFHRDAHRVLLCLHGNLQASNKPERRFKPRRTRVRSELTATASSAIPFRPGSPIPCYADGQLVLDQPCCRALYSFHSSHDGELTFVAGDIIVLTGQLDASWFEGTLGGRSGLLPASYVDVLVPLPLP